In the genome of Sulfuricella sp., one region contains:
- a CDS encoding 16S rRNA pseudouridine(516) synthase: MSKQTLDRILQSQGFGTRKGCQQLIAHGEVSIDGETVTANRASFETVGLTFTVFDEPWIYREHVYIALNKPAGFECSRKTSHHPGVLTLLPEQFTWRDVQPIGRLDHDTTGLLLMSDEGPFIHAQSSPKRHVPKIYIATTHDPVTPELVEELLSGVQLHDEPAPLAAVSCRTLDTHRVEIVLEQGKYHQVKRMLAATGNHCSALQRSAIGLLTLESLGLEEGEWCYLDAAQLALLTAPPPQG; this comes from the coding sequence GTGAGCAAACAGACTTTGGACCGTATCCTGCAATCGCAGGGCTTTGGCACCCGCAAGGGCTGCCAGCAACTGATCGCGCACGGAGAAGTCTCGATCGATGGAGAAACTGTAACCGCCAATCGTGCCAGTTTTGAAACAGTTGGCCTGACTTTTACAGTATTTGATGAACCCTGGATCTATCGCGAGCATGTCTATATTGCACTGAACAAACCCGCCGGTTTCGAATGCTCCAGAAAAACCAGCCACCATCCCGGCGTGTTGACACTGCTACCGGAACAATTCACCTGGCGCGACGTTCAACCGATTGGCCGTCTCGATCATGACACCACCGGCCTCTTGCTGATGTCTGACGAAGGCCCCTTCATTCATGCCCAGTCGTCCCCGAAACGGCATGTTCCGAAAATCTACATTGCCACTACGCATGATCCGGTCACGCCAGAACTGGTCGAGGAATTGCTGTCCGGCGTGCAACTCCATGACGAACCCGCCCCGCTAGCAGCAGTGAGTTGCCGCACGCTGGATACGCACCGCGTTGAAATCGTGCTGGAACAAGGGAAATACCATCAGGTCAAGCGCATGCTGGCGGCTACCGGAAATCATTGCAGCGCCCTGCAACGCTCGGCAATCGGTCTCCTGACGCTGGAATCGCTTGGGCTGGAAGAAGGTGAATGGTGCTATCTCGATGCCGCCCAGCTGGCCCTGCTGACTGCTCCGCCGCCGCAAGGCTGA
- the pth gene encoding aminoacyl-tRNA hydrolase, whose protein sequence is MPPIRLIVGLGNPGREYEDTRHNAGFWWVERVATARGASLNPDKKFHGLAARIHVAGYEAWLLKPATFMNRSGQAVSALAAFYKITPEEILVIHDELDLPPGEARLKKSGGHGGHNGLRDIIAHLGTQDFWRLRLGIGHPGDKSQVADFVLHPARREEQELIDAAVDKSLPLLPQLLAGEFPAAMLKLHTRAPG, encoded by the coding sequence ATGCCGCCTATTCGACTGATCGTGGGACTCGGCAATCCTGGCCGGGAATATGAAGATACCCGGCATAACGCGGGATTCTGGTGGGTGGAGCGCGTCGCGACCGCGCGCGGCGCGTCGCTCAATCCGGACAAGAAATTTCACGGCCTGGCGGCACGCATCCACGTCGCCGGATATGAAGCCTGGCTGCTCAAACCCGCCACATTCATGAACCGTAGCGGACAGGCCGTAAGCGCACTGGCTGCCTTTTACAAAATCACCCCGGAAGAAATTCTGGTGATTCACGATGAACTCGACCTGCCGCCAGGCGAGGCCCGCCTCAAGAAAAGCGGCGGCCATGGCGGGCACAATGGCCTGCGCGACATCATTGCGCATCTAGGCACCCAGGACTTCTGGCGTCTGCGTCTGGGCATTGGCCATCCCGGCGACAAATCCCAGGTCGCGGATTTTGTGCTGCATCCCGCACGGCGCGAGGAGCAGGAACTGATCGACGCCGCCGTGGACAAGAGCCTGCCCCTGCTGCCGCAACTGCTGGCGGGTGAATTTCCGGCGGCCATGCTCAAGCTGCATACCAGGGCGCCTGGATAG
- a CDS encoding 50S ribosomal protein L25/general stress protein Ctc — MTIEFNATLRTVQGTGASRRLRHAGKTPAIVYGVGEETAVIELDHNEIYHALRHESFHSSILTMNLNSKKEKVLLRDYQMHPFKQLVMHVDFQRVNPKLKIHMKVPFHFTNTDIAPGVKLTGSTVNHVMTEADVSCLPKDLPEFVEVDLSSLAAGHSIHMAEIKLPKGVEFVQLAHGDNAVVVTIPTPRGGATEAAGEEAAS, encoded by the coding sequence ATGACCATTGAATTTAACGCAACCTTGCGCACGGTGCAGGGAACGGGTGCGAGCCGCCGTCTCCGCCATGCCGGCAAAACCCCAGCCATCGTCTACGGCGTTGGCGAAGAAACCGCAGTGATCGAACTGGACCACAATGAAATCTATCATGCGCTGCGCCATGAGAGCTTCCACTCTTCCATCCTCACCATGAACCTGAATTCCAAAAAGGAAAAGGTTCTGTTGCGCGATTACCAGATGCACCCTTTCAAGCAACTGGTGATGCACGTGGATTTCCAGCGCGTCAACCCGAAACTGAAGATTCACATGAAAGTGCCATTCCACTTCACCAATACCGATATAGCACCGGGCGTGAAGCTGACCGGCAGCACCGTGAACCACGTCATGACAGAAGCGGACGTAAGTTGCCTGCCCAAGGATCTGCCCGAGTTCGTCGAAGTGGATCTGTCCAGCCTGGCAGCAGGCCACTCCATCCACATGGCTGAAATCAAACTGCCAAAGGGCGTGGAATTCGTGCAACTGGCTCACGGCGACAATGCCGTAGTTGTAACCATTCCGACCCCGCGCGGCGGCGCAACTGAAGCTGCAGGCGAAGAAGCAGCTTCCTGA
- a CDS encoding ribose-phosphate pyrophosphokinase, with protein MAYGSMMVFTGNANPRLAEEVVKHLNIHLGRAVVGRFSDGEVMVELLENVRGRDVFVLQSTCMPTNDTLMEVMVMVDALKRASAGRITAAIPYLGYARQDRRPRSARVAITAKVVANMLQSVGVDRLLTMDLHSDQIQGFFDIPVDNVYSAPILLGDIWKHDHKNLMVVSPDVGGVVRARALAKRLESDLAIIDKRRPKPNVAKVMHIIGDVSGRTCILMDDLVDTANTLCEAAAALKEHGAERVLAYCTHAVLSGSAVERVMNSHLDELVVTDTIPLREEAKNCGRIRQLSVAELMAETIRRISNEDSVSSLFME; from the coding sequence ATGGCGTACGGCAGCATGATGGTTTTTACCGGCAATGCCAATCCACGGCTTGCTGAAGAAGTGGTGAAGCATCTCAATATTCATCTTGGGCGCGCAGTCGTCGGGCGCTTCTCGGATGGCGAGGTGATGGTCGAATTGCTCGAAAACGTGCGCGGCAGGGACGTTTTCGTATTGCAATCCACCTGCATGCCAACCAACGACACGCTGATGGAAGTGATGGTCATGGTGGACGCGCTGAAGCGCGCCTCCGCTGGACGTATTACCGCTGCCATTCCCTACCTTGGCTATGCCCGTCAGGACCGCCGCCCGCGTTCCGCCCGTGTGGCAATCACCGCCAAGGTTGTGGCCAACATGCTGCAGAGCGTAGGTGTGGACCGGTTGTTGACCATGGATCTGCATTCTGACCAGATCCAGGGGTTCTTCGATATCCCGGTGGACAATGTTTATTCCGCGCCCATCCTTCTCGGCGACATATGGAAGCATGACCACAAGAACCTGATGGTGGTTTCGCCGGACGTAGGCGGCGTGGTACGCGCCCGTGCCCTGGCAAAGCGCCTGGAATCGGACCTGGCGATCATCGACAAGCGTCGCCCCAAGCCTAACGTGGCCAAGGTGATGCACATCATTGGCGATGTGTCCGGCCGCACCTGCATCCTCATGGACGACCTGGTGGATACCGCCAACACCCTGTGCGAAGCCGCTGCTGCACTCAAGGAGCATGGCGCGGAGCGGGTACTGGCTTACTGTACCCATGCGGTACTGTCCGGCAGCGCAGTCGAAAGGGTCATGAACTCCCATCTCGACGAACTGGTGGTGACCGACACCATCCCGCTGCGCGAAGAGGCCAAAAACTGTGGTCGTATCCGCCAGCTCTCGGTAGCCGAACTGATGGCCGAGACGATACGCAGAATCAGCAACGAGGACTCGGTAAGTTCCTTGTTCATGGAATAG
- the ispE gene encoding 4-(cytidine 5'-diphospho)-2-C-methyl-D-erythritol kinase, producing MSDISYPAPAKLNLFLHVVGRRPDGYHLLQSVFRFIDYGDSLRFSLRGDGQVVRKTELDGVAPDKDLVVRAARLLQEHTGCTQGVEIAVEKRLPMGGGLGGGSSDAATTLLALNRLWQLNLPRTQLQQLGLQLGADVPVFIFGESAFAEGVGEHLQPIHLPPAWYVVLIPPVSVPTAEIFAAPELTRNTTSIKIPLLLTADLRNDLQALVCRRYPEVAEYLDWLGQHGTARMTGSGACVFAEFGSEDEASQVLRRKPAEWRGFVARGLDRHPLRDFAD from the coding sequence ATGAGCGACATCTCCTATCCGGCGCCAGCCAAGCTCAACCTGTTTCTGCACGTGGTGGGGCGGCGCCCGGACGGATACCACCTGCTGCAAAGCGTATTCCGTTTTATCGACTACGGCGACAGTCTGCGCTTCAGCCTTCGCGGCGACGGACAGGTGGTGCGCAAGACCGAACTGGACGGCGTTGCACCTGACAAAGACCTGGTGGTGCGCGCAGCACGCCTGCTTCAGGAACATACCGGCTGTACGCAAGGTGTGGAGATTGCTGTGGAGAAGCGCCTGCCAATGGGCGGCGGACTGGGTGGCGGCAGCTCTGATGCGGCCACCACCCTGCTGGCCCTGAACCGCCTGTGGCAACTCAACCTCCCCCGTACCCAATTGCAGCAACTGGGATTGCAACTGGGTGCCGACGTGCCGGTCTTCATATTTGGTGAAAGCGCATTTGCCGAGGGCGTGGGCGAACACCTTCAGCCCATCCATCTCCCTCCGGCTTGGTATGTGGTGCTGATCCCGCCTGTTTCGGTACCGACAGCAGAGATTTTTGCTGCGCCGGAATTGACACGAAACACGACTTCGATCAAAATACCGCTCCTCCTGACAGCCGATTTGCGCAACGATTTGCAAGCGCTTGTTTGCAGAAGGTATCCCGAGGTGGCTGAATATCTGGACTGGCTTGGTCAGCACGGAACAGCCAGGATGACAGGATCGGGGGCATGCGTATTCGCGGAGTTCGGCTCGGAAGACGAGGCAAGCCAGGTGTTAAGGCGCAAGCCTGCCGAATGGCGGGGTTTTGTAGCGCGAGGGCTGGACCGGCACCCGTTGCGGGATTTTGCAGACTAG
- the lolB gene encoding lipoprotein insertase outer membrane protein LolB yields the protein MLWLLLGSLLLGGCATPVLRLPAAAAVQTVPESFQMNGRIGVKHDEQGFSGNLSWRHHANEDEIQLRSPLGQTVARIQRKAEIVTLDTPDGHYTAQSAAELTEQVLGWRLPLDGMQYWVLGRPAPGSMAESERDDGMRITRLRQQEWDIKYLDYRMEGNHVLPSRITMRNDTLELKLIVDDWELP from the coding sequence ATGCTTTGGCTGCTGCTGGGCTCGCTGCTTCTGGGCGGTTGCGCCACGCCAGTGCTCAGGTTGCCAGCAGCGGCAGCCGTTCAAACCGTACCAGAATCGTTCCAGATGAATGGCCGGATTGGGGTGAAACATGATGAACAGGGGTTTTCCGGCAATCTGAGCTGGCGGCATCATGCAAATGAAGACGAGATCCAGTTGCGCTCCCCCCTCGGACAGACCGTGGCGCGCATACAGCGCAAGGCGGAAATCGTGACGCTGGATACCCCGGACGGCCATTACACCGCACAAAGCGCGGCAGAGTTGACCGAACAGGTGCTGGGCTGGCGCCTGCCGCTGGACGGGATGCAATACTGGGTGCTCGGCCGTCCGGCACCCGGCAGCATGGCCGAAAGCGAGCGTGATGACGGCATGCGCATCACCCGCTTGCGCCAGCAGGAGTGGGATATCAAATACCTGGACTACCGCATGGAAGGAAATCATGTCCTGCCATCCCGCATCACGATGCGCAACGATACACTTGAACTCAAGCTGATCGTGGATGATTGGGAGCTGCCATGA
- a CDS encoding tetratricopeptide repeat protein yields the protein MPTLKLKLALLASSLLALTACAPLQTRLPSAVTEKPQPEEKKPALPNQELTAQSLYQYLVGEVALQRGQPELAAEALLDLAKQTRDPRLAQRATETAVQGRQAAQAGDAASLWQSLDPDSTQATQAAAALLINSGRLSEARPYLEKLIAAEDEGRAAAFLHLNQMLARQPDREAVLALVQDLAKPYPESAEAHFTIAQAAWSAGKQQEAIAELRLAERLRPGWQPAALFQGQALQQTSTSDALEFYRAFLRAYPKSGEVRLAYARLLVSEKAYPQARAEFQRVLDDVPNNAEISFAIGLLALQVSDLEAAETYLKQALAAGYKDADLAHFYLGQAAEERKQLEQAAEWFARIGPGEHYIRGQIRYAGILAKQGRLDEARAHLQQAQSQNNAQRTLLIQAEAQLLREAKRHQDAFDVLGKGLEKLPSQPELLYDHAMGAEKLNLLDVAEKDLRQLIQLKPDNAHAYNALGYSFAERGIRLGEALQLTEKALSLAPNDPLIMDSLGWTYFRMGEHGKAVEWLKKAHELRQDPEIAAHLGEALWVQGLHDEARKVWQSALKLSPENDVLLNVMQKFK from the coding sequence ATGCCTACTCTGAAACTCAAACTCGCCTTATTGGCCTCCTCTCTGCTGGCACTGACGGCATGCGCGCCATTGCAGACCAGGCTGCCGTCTGCCGTCACGGAAAAACCCCAGCCCGAAGAGAAAAAACCGGCGCTCCCCAACCAGGAATTGACGGCGCAATCGCTTTATCAGTACCTGGTAGGCGAAGTAGCGCTGCAACGCGGCCAGCCGGAACTGGCAGCAGAAGCGCTGCTGGATCTGGCGAAGCAGACCCGCGACCCTCGCCTGGCCCAGCGTGCGACTGAAACCGCGGTTCAGGGGCGGCAAGCCGCCCAGGCTGGCGATGCGGCATCACTGTGGCAATCCCTCGATCCGGACTCTACCCAGGCCACCCAGGCTGCGGCTGCCCTGCTCATTAACAGCGGACGCCTGAGCGAGGCACGCCCCTATCTCGAGAAGCTCATCGCCGCCGAGGACGAAGGCCGCGCTGCCGCATTTCTCCACCTGAACCAGATGCTGGCGCGGCAACCCGACCGTGAGGCCGTATTGGCACTGGTGCAGGATCTTGCAAAACCCTATCCGGAGAGCGCTGAAGCCCATTTTACGATTGCCCAGGCGGCATGGAGCGCCGGCAAGCAACAGGAAGCCATCGCGGAATTGCGCCTGGCCGAGCGTTTGCGCCCGGGCTGGCAGCCCGCTGCATTGTTCCAGGGGCAGGCGCTGCAGCAGACATCCACCAGTGATGCCCTGGAATTTTACCGCGCCTTTCTGCGCGCTTACCCCAAGTCCGGCGAAGTGCGGCTCGCCTATGCCCGCCTGCTGGTGAGTGAAAAAGCCTATCCACAGGCCCGTGCGGAATTCCAGCGGGTGCTGGATGACGTGCCCAACAATGCCGAAATCAGTTTTGCCATTGGCCTGCTTGCCCTGCAGGTGTCCGACCTGGAAGCCGCAGAAACCTATTTGAAGCAGGCGCTTGCCGCAGGCTATAAGGATGCCGACCTGGCGCACTTCTACCTTGGCCAGGCGGCGGAAGAGCGCAAGCAGCTGGAACAGGCTGCGGAATGGTTCGCACGCATAGGCCCCGGGGAACACTACATCAGGGGCCAGATCCGCTACGCCGGCATACTGGCAAAACAGGGCAGGCTGGATGAGGCGCGCGCTCATCTGCAACAGGCTCAATCTCAGAATAATGCACAGCGAACCTTGCTGATCCAGGCTGAGGCGCAATTGCTACGCGAAGCGAAACGCCATCAGGATGCCTTTGATGTGCTGGGGAAAGGGCTGGAAAAGTTGCCCAGCCAGCCAGAACTTCTTTACGACCACGCCATGGGTGCCGAAAAACTCAACCTGCTGGATGTGGCGGAAAAAGACCTGCGCCAGCTGATCCAGCTCAAACCCGACAACGCCCACGCCTATAATGCCCTCGGCTACTCTTTTGCGGAACGCGGCATCCGTCTCGGAGAGGCGCTACAGTTGACGGAGAAGGCGCTATCCCTGGCGCCCAATGACCCCCTTATCATGGACAGCCTGGGCTGGACCTATTTCCGTATGGGAGAGCATGGCAAGGCCGTCGAGTGGCTGAAAAAAGCCCACGAACTGCGCCAGGACCCTGAAATTGCAGCGCATCTCGGCGAAGCGCTTTGGGTGCAGGGTCTGCATGATGAAGCGCGCAAGGTGTGGCAATCCGCCCTGAAACTTTCCCCGGAAAACGATGTATTGCTCAATGTCATGCAAAAATTCAAATAG
- a CDS encoding ABC transporter ATP-binding protein, with translation MPEALPSLRARNLSRRYGHRVVLEGLDLELHPGEILGLLGPNGAGKSTTMRILSGNLAPTTGSVEACGVDLCEKPVEAKRYLGYLPETPPLYREMTVSEYLHLVARLHRVPESSVGTAVIQALQRCDLTEVAKRLIGNLSKGYQQRVGIAQAIVHVPAVIILDEPTAGLDPLQIREIRALIAELGRSHGVILSTHFLPEAEALCSRVLILRQGRAVFSGQLEDLRQQCAGGSLEDCFLHLTRPEEAA, from the coding sequence ATGCCTGAAGCCCTGCCGTCCCTTCGCGCCCGCAACCTGAGCCGCCGTTATGGCCATCGCGTGGTGCTGGAAGGGCTTGATCTGGAATTGCACCCGGGAGAGATACTGGGCCTGCTTGGTCCGAATGGCGCGGGAAAATCCACCACGATGCGGATTCTGAGCGGCAATCTTGCCCCCACCACCGGCAGTGTCGAAGCTTGCGGCGTAGACCTGTGCGAGAAGCCGGTGGAGGCAAAAAGGTATCTCGGCTATCTGCCCGAAACCCCGCCCCTATATCGTGAAATGACCGTGAGCGAATATCTGCATCTGGTGGCTCGCCTGCACCGGGTGCCGGAATCCAGTGTGGGGACCGCTGTGATACAGGCTCTGCAGCGCTGTGATCTGACGGAAGTGGCGAAGCGGCTGATCGGCAATCTGTCCAAGGGTTACCAGCAGCGGGTCGGCATCGCCCAGGCAATCGTCCATGTGCCCGCAGTGATCATTCTGGATGAGCCCACGGCAGGGCTGGACCCGCTGCAAATTCGTGAAATTCGCGCTTTGATTGCCGAGCTGGGCCGTTCCCATGGCGTGATTTTATCCACTCACTTTCTGCCTGAAGCCGAAGCGCTCTGCAGCCGGGTGCTGATCCTGCGGCAGGGCAGAGCTGTTTTCAGCGGGCAACTGGAAGACTTGCGGCAACAGTGCGCCGGCGGCAGCCTGGAAGACTGCTTCCTCCATCTGACCAGGCCAGAGGAGGCGGCATGA
- a CDS encoding ABC transporter permease subunit → MIATIATKELRALFGSPLAWITLGVLQGVLAWLFINQVDAFAGLQAQLALLANPPGVTEMVAAPLFGAVATLLLLVTPVLAMRLIAEERRNHTLPLLLSAPLSLSDIVLGKFLGLWGFLCLIIMLALLMSLSLYAGGQLDIGLLLANLSGLVLLAACLAALGLYFSCLTAHPAVAAIGGIGASLGLWLLDIASKDLGAWHALSLLWHFERISRGFLNSADAAYFLLFTAAFLMLAVRRLDRERVCG, encoded by the coding sequence ATGATCGCCACCATCGCAACCAAGGAGCTCAGGGCACTGTTCGGCTCGCCGCTTGCCTGGATTACCCTTGGGGTTCTGCAAGGGGTGCTGGCATGGCTGTTTATCAATCAGGTGGATGCCTTTGCCGGGCTGCAAGCGCAACTGGCGTTGCTTGCCAACCCTCCGGGCGTGACGGAAATGGTGGCGGCTCCCCTGTTCGGGGCGGTCGCCACGCTGCTGCTGCTGGTGACGCCGGTCCTGGCCATGCGCCTGATCGCGGAAGAGCGGCGCAACCATACCCTGCCCCTGCTGCTTTCCGCGCCGCTTTCGCTCTCTGACATCGTGCTGGGCAAGTTTCTTGGCTTGTGGGGTTTTCTCTGCCTGATCATCATGCTTGCCTTGCTCATGTCACTTTCGCTTTATGCGGGAGGGCAGCTTGATATAGGCCTGCTGCTTGCCAATCTGTCCGGCCTGGTATTGCTGGCAGCCTGCCTTGCCGCGCTCGGCCTGTATTTTTCCTGCCTCACCGCGCATCCCGCCGTGGCGGCTATCGGCGGCATCGGCGCTTCTCTCGGCCTGTGGCTGCTGGATATTGCATCAAAGGATCTGGGGGCCTGGCATGCGCTGTCGCTGCTGTGGCATTTCGAGCGTATCAGCCGGGGATTCCTGAATAGCGCCGATGCGGCTTATTTTCTGCTATTCACGGCAGCCTTCCTGATGCTGGCGGTGCGCCGCCTCGATCGGGAGCGGGTGTGCGGATGA
- a CDS encoding GldG family protein, with translation MKTFPGLLFWLRRHPRIYVLLLLSIVSVAGVFSQRHDWQWDATQNGRHTLSQASRNVLREMPGRVSVTAYATLQDARLGDLRRPIRDFVARYQGLKSDLELNFIDPVAQPELARMAGVRVNGELVLRYGERSEHLTTLNEQDFTNTLMRLVRGHERLVLGVSGHGERRLDGGAPHELGELGRQLANKGFRSSVESLALMQEVPLEINVLLLTQPGTEIPPGEVDKIRRYLARGGNLLWLLEPGSLKGLQPIAEMLGLALTPGVVIDPAARESGFAPTTAMAAQYGPHAITARFDLVTLYPHARAVGMNDDPGWRVTPLLETSARAWVEYGVADARASFDQGQDVPGPVVIGWALERTQDDVEQRVAVIGSGGFLANATLGNAGNLDLGINLFNWLAGDEKLITIQPKNTLDATLDISKTGAIVLTSVFLLVLPLSFFVIAIVVWRRRRNS, from the coding sequence ATGAAGACTTTCCCCGGGCTTCTGTTCTGGCTGCGCCGCCATCCACGGATATATGTGCTGTTGCTGCTTAGTATCGTGAGCGTTGCGGGGGTTTTTTCCCAGCGCCATGACTGGCAATGGGATGCCACGCAGAATGGGCGCCACACACTGAGCCAGGCCAGCCGGAATGTGCTGCGCGAGATGCCGGGGAGGGTTTCCGTGACCGCTTATGCCACCTTGCAGGATGCGCGGCTTGGTGATCTGCGGAGGCCCATTCGCGATTTTGTTGCCCGTTATCAGGGGCTCAAGTCCGACCTGGAATTGAATTTCATTGATCCGGTCGCGCAACCCGAGCTGGCGCGCATGGCTGGAGTTCGGGTCAATGGCGAACTGGTGCTGAGATACGGGGAACGCAGCGAGCATCTTACGACGCTGAATGAACAGGATTTCACCAATACCCTGATGCGCCTCGTCAGGGGGCATGAACGCCTGGTTCTGGGCGTGAGCGGCCATGGCGAACGCAGACTGGATGGGGGCGCGCCGCACGAGCTGGGTGAACTCGGGCGCCAACTGGCGAACAAGGGTTTTCGTAGCTCGGTCGAAAGCCTGGCGCTGATGCAGGAAGTGCCCCTCGAAATCAATGTGCTGTTGCTCACGCAACCCGGCACGGAAATTCCGCCGGGCGAAGTGGACAAGATCCGGCGCTATCTGGCGCGTGGCGGCAATCTGCTGTGGTTGCTGGAGCCCGGTTCGCTCAAGGGTTTGCAGCCCATCGCCGAAATGCTGGGGCTGGCGCTGACCCCAGGGGTGGTGATTGATCCCGCCGCGCGCGAGTCGGGTTTTGCACCTACAACGGCAATGGCGGCCCAGTACGGCCCGCATGCAATTACTGCCCGGTTCGATCTCGTCACGCTTTACCCCCATGCCCGTGCCGTGGGCATGAACGATGACCCCGGATGGCGTGTGACGCCGCTGCTTGAAACCTCGGCGCGGGCCTGGGTGGAATATGGCGTGGCGGATGCTCGGGCATCGTTCGACCAGGGCCAGGATGTTCCCGGACCGGTGGTAATTGGCTGGGCGCTGGAACGGACGCAGGACGACGTCGAACAGCGCGTGGCCGTGATCGGTAGTGGAGGCTTCCTCGCCAATGCCACCCTTGGCAATGCCGGCAATCTGGATCTCGGCATCAATCTGTTCAACTGGCTGGCAGGGGACGAGAAACTCATTACCATCCAGCCCAAGAATACGCTGGATGCCACGCTGGATATCAGCAAAACGGGGGCGATCGTGCTCACGTCGGTTTTCCTGCTGGTATTGCCCTTGTCCTTTTTCGTGATTGCCATTGTTGTCTGGCGCCGCCGGCGCAACAGCTAA
- the mutM gene encoding bifunctional DNA-formamidopyrimidine glycosylase/DNA-(apurinic or apyrimidinic site) lyase, whose amino-acid sequence MPELPEVETTRRGLEPHLNGQRIKAAIVRNARLRFPVDPELVRVLPGRVIRGAARRGKYLLLDCSQGWLILHLGMSGSLRILPAVTAVEKHDHFDLVLENGFCMRLRDPRRFGAVIWTETDPMRHPLLIKLGVEPLTGDFDGAWLYRITRGKKTSIKQTLMDGHLVVGVGNIYANEALFRAGINPALSASRLGRERCNKLARTVKEVLEQAIAAGGSSLRDFVGSSGRPGYFQQQYFVYGRAGEPCHVCSNTIRLLRQGQRATFYCPCCQK is encoded by the coding sequence ATGCCCGAACTGCCTGAAGTCGAAACCACCCGCCGCGGCCTCGAACCTCATCTGAACGGCCAGCGCATCAAGGCGGCCATCGTCCGCAATGCTCGCCTGCGTTTCCCCGTTGACCCCGAGCTGGTGCGGGTTTTGCCCGGACGGGTCATCCGCGGGGCTGCCCGGCGTGGCAAATACCTGTTGCTGGATTGCAGCCAGGGCTGGCTGATCCTGCATCTGGGCATGTCCGGCAGCTTGCGCATTCTGCCCGCTGTTACAGCGGTGGAAAAACATGACCATTTCGATCTGGTGCTGGAGAATGGTTTTTGCATGCGCCTGCGCGATCCGCGCCGTTTTGGTGCCGTGATCTGGACAGAAACTGACCCAATGCGTCACCCCTTGCTGATAAAGCTGGGGGTGGAACCGCTGACCGGCGATTTTGATGGCGCCTGGCTCTATCGCATTACACGCGGCAAAAAAACCAGCATCAAGCAAACCCTGATGGACGGCCATCTGGTCGTGGGCGTGGGCAACATTTATGCCAACGAGGCTTTGTTCCGCGCCGGCATCAACCCCGCGCTTTCGGCTTCTCGCCTGGGGCGTGAGCGTTGCAACAAGCTGGCCCGCACGGTGAAAGAGGTGCTGGAGCAGGCGATCGCCGCGGGCGGCAGCAGTCTGCGGGATTTTGTCGGCAGTAGCGGCAGGCCAGGATATTTTCAGCAACAGTACTTTGTCTATGGCCGCGCCGGAGAGCCTTGCCATGTCTGTAGCAATACCATCCGGCTGCTGCGTCAGGGGCAGCGCGCCACTTTTTATTGCCCCTGCTGTCAGAAATAA